From the Synergistaceae bacterium genome, one window contains:
- the recA gene encoding recombinase RecA, which yields MAKAVKKAAQTKEQILEEAIGDIRSKFGDGAIMRLGDTANKNIDVVSSGILPLDVALGIGGYPKGRIVEIFGPEGSGKTTIALCAIAEVQKAGGIAAFIDAEHALDPRLASTLGVKIEDLYLAQPDSGEQALYVLDQLVRTGAVDIVVVDSVAALTPQAEIDGRIGESQMGLQARLMSYSLRRLASIIAKTNCIVVFINQLRALISTGYAPGPSETTTGGRALKFYASVRLEVRRGKKIDKSDVTIGHELYLKVVKNKLAPPFRTAHASLIYGKGIPVGVAVVDMAIDYNVINKKGAWLAYKGETLGQGKEAVAKFLSENPALQDEIMKAIMSEVNKGIGYMPDAAELAESESDDIPPEEVNPENLDSESDDEILDISDDEK from the coding sequence CTGGCTAAAGCTGTAAAGAAAGCTGCACAAACAAAGGAACAAATTTTAGAGGAAGCAATCGGCGATATTCGCTCAAAATTTGGGGACGGCGCAATAATGAGACTCGGTGATACAGCAAATAAAAATATTGACGTGGTCTCTAGCGGGATTCTTCCTCTTGATGTTGCACTAGGAATCGGCGGTTATCCAAAGGGTAGAATCGTAGAAATTTTCGGGCCTGAAGGTTCAGGAAAAACGACAATTGCATTATGTGCGATCGCAGAAGTTCAGAAGGCCGGCGGTATTGCAGCATTTATTGACGCAGAACACGCACTTGACCCGCGACTCGCTTCGACTCTGGGCGTAAAAATTGAAGATTTGTATCTCGCACAACCTGACAGCGGCGAACAGGCTTTATACGTGTTAGATCAGCTTGTGAGAACCGGCGCAGTTGATATTGTAGTTGTTGATTCTGTTGCAGCTTTGACTCCTCAGGCAGAAATTGACGGACGAATCGGCGAGAGTCAAATGGGACTTCAGGCGCGTTTAATGTCGTATTCATTGAGAAGACTCGCTTCAATAATTGCGAAAACAAATTGCATCGTAGTATTTATTAATCAGTTAAGAGCGTTAATCTCAACAGGTTATGCACCCGGACCAAGTGAGACAACAACAGGCGGACGGGCGTTAAAATTTTATGCGTCAGTTAGACTCGAGGTCAGGCGCGGAAAGAAAATCGACAAAAGCGACGTTACAATCGGGCACGAGCTTTATTTAAAAGTTGTGAAAAATAAATTAGCTCCACCCTTCAGGACTGCACATGCAAGTTTAATTTACGGAAAAGGAATCCCCGTCGGCGTTGCAGTTGTTGATATGGCGATAGATTATAACGTGATCAACAAAAAAGGCGCGTGGCTTGCGTACAAAGGCGAGACTCTCGGACAAGGCAAAGAAGCTGTTGCAAAATTTTTGTCAGAGAATCCCGCGTTACAGGACGAAATTATGAAAGCTATCATGTCAGAAGTAAATAAAGGTATAGGCTACATGCCCGACGCAGCAGAATTAGCAGAATCAGAGTCCGACGACATACCGCCCGAAGAAGTTAATCCCGAAAATTTAGACTCTGAGTCAGATGATGAAATTCTTGATATTTCTGATGACGAGAAATAA
- a CDS encoding low molecular weight phosphotyrosine protein phosphatase, which produces MSREKFFMGECVNLIKILFVCHGNICRSPMAEFIMKYLVKESGNEEKFFIESAATTNDEIGNDIYPNAKSELKKNSIPFERRQARKIKRSDYSKWDYIICMDNENLDDILYIMGGDEDNKVKLLLDFTGEHKEVSDPWYTRNFALAYSEIYRGCKALLKHLES; this is translated from the coding sequence ATGAGTCGGGAAAAATTTTTTATGGGAGAGTGTGTGAACTTGATAAAAATTTTGTTCGTCTGTCATGGTAATATTTGCCGTTCACCGATGGCCGAATTTATCATGAAATATTTAGTGAAAGAGTCGGGCAACGAGGAGAAATTTTTTATAGAGTCAGCAGCTACAACAAATGACGAAATCGGCAATGACATTTACCCGAACGCAAAATCAGAGCTGAAGAAAAATTCTATACCGTTTGAACGCCGTCAAGCAAGAAAAATTAAGCGCAGTGATTATTCAAAGTGGGATTATATAATTTGTATGGACAATGAGAATTTAGACGATATTTTATACATAATGGGCGGCGATGAAGACAATAAAGTTAAATTGCTGCTCGATTTTACCGGAGAACATAAAGAAGTCTCAGACCCATGGTACACGAGAAATTTTGCGCTCGCTTATAGTGAAATTTATCGCGGGTGTAAGGCGTTATTGAAGCATTTAGAATCATGA
- a CDS encoding TetR/AcrR family transcriptional regulator yields the protein MQKNRRDEIINACAKLYESKSFRDITIKDIAELLTFGRSSIYNYFQTKEEIFLALLAREYDLWTQELNYVIDSHEKMTLDEIAETLARSLENRERLLKLLSMNHFDMEANSRQDRLTDFKASYGNSINAISRCLKKFCPSLSDKGVQDFIYSFLPFVYGIYPYAVVTEKQREAMKAANINYRYMTIYELAYNCTKKLLFNQEENLQCQQKSL from the coding sequence TTGCAAAAAAATCGGCGTGATGAAATTATTAATGCCTGCGCAAAATTATACGAGTCTAAATCGTTCAGAGATATTACTATTAAAGACATTGCAGAGCTTTTAACGTTCGGGAGGTCTTCAATTTATAATTATTTCCAGACGAAAGAAGAAATTTTCTTAGCGTTATTGGCCCGCGAATATGATTTATGGACTCAAGAATTAAATTATGTAATTGACTCGCATGAAAAAATGACTCTTGATGAGATTGCGGAGACTCTAGCGCGTTCACTTGAGAATCGTGAGAGGCTGCTAAAACTTTTGTCAATGAATCATTTCGACATGGAAGCAAACAGCAGGCAGGACAGACTCACAGACTTTAAAGCGTCTTACGGAAATTCAATTAATGCTATATCACGGTGTCTGAAAAAATTTTGTCCGTCCTTGAGCGATAAGGGAGTGCAGGATTTTATTTATTCGTTCTTACCGTTTGTGTATGGGATTTATCCTTATGCTGTAGTTACGGAAAAACAGCGCGAGGCCATGAAAGCAGCTAATATAAATTATCGTTACATGACAATTTACGAGCTTGCATACAATTGCACGAAAAAATTATTATTCAATCAGGAGGAAAATTTACAATGTCAGCAAAAATCGCTTTAG
- a CDS encoding aldo/keto reductase → MSAKIALGAWAWGNDGTFGNNFTESDLRPIFDAAMKAGFNLWDTAFVYGMGKSEEVLGKFLRTVKRESYLISTKFTPQCANLESANPVIDMYEQSAKRLGTEFIDYFWIHNPVGAPEWTKKLIPLAKSGKIGKIGLSNHNLAEINQAQEILHAEGLKISAIQNHYSLLNRSSENSGILDWCRENNSEFFSYMVLEQGALSGKYDTSHPFPKDSARGQVYNPVLGELEKLNRAIKEIADSHNVNVAQIPVAWAIAKGTLPILGVTKTSHIDDAVKAVNLKLDSSEIKALESLADKAEINTIRVWEKEMK, encoded by the coding sequence ATGTCAGCAAAAATCGCTTTAGGTGCATGGGCTTGGGGCAATGACGGAACTTTTGGCAATAATTTCACTGAGTCAGACCTTCGCCCCATCTTTGACGCAGCTATGAAAGCAGGTTTTAATTTATGGGACACTGCATTTGTTTACGGTATGGGAAAATCTGAGGAAGTTCTCGGGAAATTTTTACGCACAGTCAAGCGCGAAAGTTATTTAATCTCTACAAAATTTACGCCTCAATGTGCAAATTTAGAGTCAGCTAATCCCGTTATTGACATGTACGAGCAAAGCGCAAAGAGACTCGGCACAGAATTTATTGACTATTTCTGGATTCATAATCCCGTCGGCGCACCTGAATGGACAAAAAAATTAATTCCCCTCGCTAAGTCAGGCAAAATCGGCAAAATCGGTCTCTCAAATCACAATCTCGCAGAAATAAATCAAGCTCAAGAAATTTTACACGCAGAGGGACTCAAGATTTCAGCGATCCAGAATCATTATAGTTTATTAAACCGTTCGTCGGAAAATTCCGGGATTCTTGACTGGTGCAGGGAAAATAATTCTGAATTTTTCTCGTACATGGTCTTAGAGCAGGGAGCTTTATCCGGCAAATATGACACTTCGCACCCGTTCCCAAAAGACAGCGCGCGCGGACAAGTTTATAATCCCGTTTTAGGCGAGCTGGAGAAATTGAATCGCGCAATAAAAGAAATCGCAGACTCTCATAATGTCAACGTCGCACAAATCCCAGTAGCATGGGCAATCGCAAAAGGTACGCTCCCGATTCTTGGTGTAACGAAAACAAGCCATATCGATGACGCAGTAAAGGCCGTAAATCTGAAACTTGACTCAAGCGAAATTAAAGCACTCGAATCACTCGCAGATAAAGCAGAAATTAACACGATTCGAGTCTGGGAAAAGGAGATGAAATAA
- a CDS encoding cupin domain-containing protein: protein MTDRKEIQNQPANVNLSAKGLHLDPSQANLSAFPLGEPNNAYAQYFDGQSYLSIISREQVFIANVTFEPGCRNHWHIHHAKSGGGQILVVVSGRGYYQEWGKPAQELKPGDVVNIPANVKHWHGAAKDSWFQHLAVEVAGEETSNEWCEPVSPEEYSRLK, encoded by the coding sequence ATGACAGATCGCAAAGAAATTCAGAATCAACCGGCAAACGTCAATTTAAGCGCAAAGGGACTCCACCTCGACCCATCACAGGCAAATTTAAGCGCATTCCCGCTCGGAGAACCTAATAACGCCTATGCACAATATTTTGACGGACAAAGCTATTTATCAATTATTTCACGCGAGCAGGTTTTTATCGCAAACGTAACATTTGAGCCGGGCTGCCGTAATCATTGGCACATTCATCACGCAAAAAGCGGAGGCGGTCAAATTTTAGTAGTTGTTTCCGGACGAGGTTATTATCAGGAATGGGGCAAACCCGCGCAGGAATTAAAACCGGGAGATGTCGTGAATATTCCCGCAAATGTCAAACACTGGCACGGAGCAGCAAAAGACTCATGGTTCCAGCATTTAGCAGTAGAAGTAGCCGGCGAAGAGACTTCAAATGAGTGGTGCGAGCCTGTGTCGCCTGAAGAGTATTCAAGACTCAAATAA
- a CDS encoding carboxymuconolactone decarboxylase family protein — translation MSITSSAFANLDEFRATDPEFAEFFTNFAGVEVVNQSKLDPRTRYMAIVATLLGCQGVDEFKAILPEAVKAGLTPSECKEIIYQGTAYLGIGRTRPFLKAANEIFESLGVKLPLEGASTTTPDTRVQAGNDAQVKIFGDGMKGFQDSGPEDTRHINKWLAGNCFGDYYTRKNLDLRQRELITFCYIAAQGGCEAQLTAHARGNMNMGNDKDFLIDVISQCLPYIGYPRSLNAISCVRKAAGE, via the coding sequence ATGTCAATAACTTCAAGTGCATTTGCGAATCTCGATGAATTTCGCGCGACGGATCCCGAATTTGCGGAGTTCTTCACAAATTTTGCTGGTGTCGAAGTCGTCAATCAAAGCAAGTTAGACCCTCGTACGCGTTATATGGCAATTGTCGCGACTCTTTTAGGCTGTCAGGGCGTTGACGAGTTCAAAGCGATTTTGCCCGAAGCAGTGAAGGCCGGTTTAACTCCGTCAGAATGCAAAGAAATAATTTATCAAGGTACAGCATATTTAGGAATCGGCAGGACAAGACCGTTTTTGAAGGCTGCTAATGAAATTTTTGAATCACTCGGCGTAAAATTACCGTTAGAAGGCGCGTCAACTACAACACCGGACACACGAGTCCAAGCTGGCAACGACGCACAAGTAAAAATTTTCGGCGACGGCATGAAAGGTTTTCAAGACTCCGGCCCTGAAGACACACGGCACATAAATAAATGGCTTGCGGGAAATTGTTTCGGTGATTATTACACGAGAAAAAATTTAGACCTTAGACAGCGCGAATTAATCACGTTCTGCTATATTGCTGCTCAGGGAGGCTGCGAGGCTCAATTAACTGCTCATGCACGCGGTAATATGAACATGGGAAATGATAAAGATTTCTTAATTGACGTAATTTCTCAATGTCTGCCGTATATAGGCTATCCCAGAAGTCTAAATGCTATTTCGTGCGTTCGTAAAGCTGCAGGAGAATAA
- a CDS encoding SUMF1/EgtB/PvdO family nonheme iron enzyme, whose translation MREIFICAFILIFASGAFAGDDFVHVKGGSFLMGSPESENWRSDDELQHKVNLTDFYIAPREVTQSEYKKLMGENPSSFTGDNKPVENVSWLDAVKFCNAKSKSENLTPVYEIDGNKVTWNLSADGYRLPTEAEWEFACRAGTVTPFNLEHSIDADEANFYGHYPYEIEENYFSQSKLTAKPGIYRGETVNVASFTPNKLGLYDMHGNVAEWCWDVYGSYSPNEQNNPTGPESGTRRVNRGGGWNDFAKNMRSAYRAAAPQERKLYNVGFRLARGAIGTGLITSQAMQESSRTGKKILIAYFTWSGNTQGIAYELQKQTGADIFEISPVNEYSESYNTVLRQAQQDQRRQARPKLRNHVKNFDDYDIIMLGYPNWWASIPMPIASFLQEYNFAGKTIMPFCSHGGGRFGQSLTAIAKLAPNSVITEGLSVHYSGGSSLKSDIAKWLADNK comes from the coding sequence ATGAGAGAAATATTTATTTGCGCGTTCATATTAATTTTTGCGTCGGGTGCATTTGCGGGTGATGATTTTGTTCACGTCAAGGGCGGAAGTTTCTTAATGGGCAGTCCCGAGTCTGAAAATTGGCGCAGTGATGACGAGTTACAGCACAAAGTTAATTTAACAGATTTCTATATTGCTCCCCGTGAAGTTACCCAGTCAGAGTATAAAAAGTTAATGGGTGAGAATCCTTCAAGTTTTACCGGAGATAATAAACCCGTTGAAAATGTTTCGTGGCTCGACGCTGTGAAATTCTGCAACGCTAAGAGTAAATCAGAAAATTTAACGCCCGTTTATGAGATTGACGGAAATAAAGTAACTTGGAATCTTTCAGCAGACGGCTACAGACTCCCGACTGAAGCAGAATGGGAATTTGCATGCAGGGCCGGAACTGTAACACCCTTCAATCTTGAACACTCAATCGACGCTGACGAAGCAAATTTTTACGGCCATTACCCGTATGAAATCGAGGAAAATTATTTCTCGCAAAGCAAATTAACGGCCAAGCCCGGAATTTATCGCGGTGAAACTGTCAATGTTGCGAGCTTTACTCCGAATAAATTAGGACTCTATGACATGCACGGAAATGTTGCAGAATGGTGCTGGGACGTTTACGGCTCTTACTCACCAAACGAACAGAATAACCCGACAGGCCCGGAGTCAGGAACAAGGCGGGTCAACCGCGGCGGAGGATGGAACGATTTTGCGAAAAATATGCGTTCTGCGTATAGAGCTGCAGCACCTCAAGAGAGAAAATTATATAATGTAGGCTTCAGACTCGCACGAGGAGCAATAGGCACGGGATTAATTACGAGTCAGGCAATGCAGGAAAGCTCGCGGACAGGCAAGAAAATTTTAATTGCTTACTTCACATGGAGCGGCAACACTCAAGGAATCGCCTATGAATTACAGAAACAAACCGGAGCAGACATTTTCGAGATTTCGCCCGTAAATGAATACTCAGAAAGTTATAATACTGTTTTACGTCAGGCACAGCAGGATCAGCGCAGACAAGCAAGACCCAAATTAAGGAATCACGTCAAAAATTTTGATGATTACGATATTATAATGCTTGGTTATCCTAACTGGTGGGCTTCGATTCCTATGCCGATAGCTTCATTTTTGCAGGAATATAATTTTGCGGGAAAAACTATAATGCCGTTCTGTTCACATGGCGGCGGAAGATTCGGACAGAGTCTAACTGCGATTGCAAAACTTGCTCCAAATTCTGTAATAACTGAAGGCTTGTCTGTTCATTATTCCGGAGGCAGCAGCTTAAAATCTGATATTGCAAAGTGGTTAGCTGATAATAAATAG
- a CDS encoding TAXI family TRAP transporter solute-binding subunit has protein sequence MKRLFIALTLVLLIASSSYSSESDWPSHLRFMSGPKGGNWETLGAALSEIFTSSGLPETISASGAGVSNILNTHARRSDFGFSVTSLLGAALKGESDFRGRAVNNAVIMTNLYTQYTYFIVRKDFAAKNKIKSLDDIINNKIAVRFATLKPGTSSEFVIKALFDKAFGVDYKKFFASIGGSVEYFSYEAGADLLVDNHLDCFAFSVGKIAPIVTSIESRTDIILLPVSQEALNKLSDAYGTVTLEIEPGIYKSVLEPVKTIGDFTCIVIRKDLPDSLVYALNKAIWDNKESLTAKVEDMSELTPDTALPEKIPTHNGSIKFWNEIKSGK, from the coding sequence ATGAAACGATTATTTATCGCGCTGACTCTAGTATTATTAATTGCGTCATCATCATATAGCAGCGAATCTGACTGGCCGTCGCATTTAAGATTTATGTCAGGGCCTAAGGGCGGAAATTGGGAGACTCTCGGCGCGGCACTATCAGAAATTTTCACAAGCTCCGGACTTCCTGAGACAATAAGCGCGTCAGGTGCAGGAGTATCTAACATTTTGAACACTCACGCAAGAAGGTCAGATTTCGGCTTCTCTGTAACATCATTATTGGGAGCAGCACTCAAGGGCGAGTCAGATTTCAGAGGCCGTGCAGTAAACAACGCAGTAATCATGACAAATTTATATACTCAGTACACATATTTTATCGTGAGAAAAGATTTTGCCGCGAAAAATAAAATTAAGTCCCTCGATGACATAATTAATAACAAAATCGCAGTGAGATTCGCGACTCTCAAGCCCGGCACAAGTTCAGAATTTGTGATTAAGGCCTTATTCGATAAAGCATTCGGAGTCGATTACAAGAAATTTTTTGCGTCAATCGGAGGAAGTGTCGAATATTTTTCCTACGAAGCCGGAGCAGATTTACTCGTTGATAATCACCTTGACTGCTTTGCGTTCTCGGTCGGGAAAATTGCGCCGATAGTAACAAGCATAGAGTCCCGCACTGATATAATTTTGCTGCCGGTGAGTCAAGAAGCGTTGAATAAACTTTCTGACGCATATGGAACTGTAACACTTGAGATCGAACCGGGAATCTATAAATCAGTGCTTGAACCCGTAAAAACAATCGGTGATTTCACATGCATAGTGATTCGTAAAGATTTGCCGGACTCACTTGTTTATGCGCTGAATAAAGCAATATGGGACAATAAAGAGTCTTTAACCGCAAAAGTTGAGGACATGAGCGAATTAACACCTGATACAGCACTTCCCGAAAAAATTCCTACACATAACGGAAGCATAAAATTTTGGAACGAGATCAAGTCAGGCAAGTAA
- a CDS encoding 50S ribosomal protein L28: MAKFCECCGRGPVSGNAVSHSNRHTRRRWMINLQTVKVDAGDGSYFKARVCTKCLKSGYVKRAVNAN; encoded by the coding sequence ATGGCTAAATTTTGTGAATGCTGCGGAAGAGGTCCGGTCTCCGGAAACGCTGTAAGCCATTCTAATAGACACACAAGAAGACGCTGGATGATTAATCTTCAGACAGTAAAAGTTGATGCGGGCGACGGTTCATACTTTAAGGCCAGAGTCTGCACAAAGTGTCTCAAGTCCGGCTACGTCAAGAGGGCTGTTAATGCAAATTAA
- a CDS encoding leucyl aminopeptidase, giving the protein MQIKRVENICSPDSLLLLLHEGEKISGLNHEICEIVETLTARKDFTGKKGSLLRVPLVEGNLYLVGLGKREDCNLNIIRNSLASGFRKIGNDHNKSVFVHLSNLKDFDSLSLALGEAAGLCAYKFDKYKSKADDYEPFALEEIYTDIYEPEKFSSGLIFAESQIYSRELANEPGCVITPEVLADKAQELAKNLNLTCEIWDEKKLESEKMGALLAVGKGSKNPPRLIHLTYKPANPAKKIVFVGKGITFDSGGLNIKPDQFMLTMKGDKTGACNVLGILKGAAELNLNLEVHGILAAAENMPSGNAYKPDDIICARNGKTIEINNTDAEGRLVLADALCVASELKPDAIIDMATLTGACAVALGKNRAGLFANDEELAKNLLDSSIKSGESYWRMPLEDDIISESLKSPFADLVNCGERYGGAIFAALFLKEFISENIAWAHMDIAGVDFIDKERGIYCRGASAFGVRTCLNYLCGSN; this is encoded by the coding sequence ATGCAAATTAAGCGCGTTGAAAATATTTGTTCGCCTGACTCGTTGTTATTATTATTGCATGAGGGCGAAAAAATTTCAGGTCTTAATCACGAAATCTGCGAAATAGTAGAGACTCTCACCGCCAGAAAAGATTTTACCGGCAAAAAAGGGAGTCTCTTGCGTGTTCCGTTAGTTGAGGGAAATTTATATTTGGTAGGACTTGGAAAGCGCGAAGACTGCAATTTAAATATTATCCGCAATTCTCTTGCGTCGGGATTCCGTAAAATTGGCAACGATCACAATAAAAGCGTATTTGTGCACCTCTCGAACCTGAAAGATTTTGACTCGTTGAGCCTTGCATTGGGTGAAGCTGCCGGTTTATGTGCGTACAAGTTCGATAAATACAAGTCTAAGGCTGATGATTACGAACCTTTTGCGCTAGAAGAGATTTATACGGACATTTACGAGCCGGAAAAGTTTTCTAGCGGGTTAATATTTGCCGAGTCACAGATTTATTCGCGTGAACTTGCAAACGAGCCGGGCTGCGTCATAACTCCTGAAGTACTTGCGGATAAAGCTCAAGAACTCGCGAAAAATTTAAATCTCACCTGCGAAATTTGGGACGAGAAAAAATTAGAATCCGAGAAAATGGGCGCGTTACTTGCAGTCGGCAAAGGTTCAAAGAATCCCCCTCGATTAATTCATTTGACGTACAAACCTGCAAATCCCGCAAAAAAAATAGTCTTCGTCGGTAAAGGTATAACATTTGACAGTGGCGGATTAAATATCAAGCCCGATCAATTTATGCTAACAATGAAAGGCGACAAAACCGGAGCTTGCAACGTTCTGGGAATCTTGAAGGGTGCTGCTGAATTAAATTTAAATCTTGAAGTTCATGGAATTTTAGCGGCTGCCGAGAATATGCCCTCAGGAAATGCATACAAGCCCGATGATATTATTTGCGCGAGAAACGGGAAAACTATAGAAATTAACAACACTGACGCAGAGGGGAGACTCGTTCTTGCTGATGCTTTGTGCGTTGCCAGCGAGTTAAAACCTGATGCAATTATCGACATGGCAACATTGACGGGAGCTTGTGCCGTTGCTCTAGGAAAAAATCGGGCAGGTTTATTTGCGAATGATGAAGAGCTTGCAAAAAATTTGCTTGATTCGTCGATTAAGAGCGGCGAGTCTTACTGGAGAATGCCGTTAGAAGATGACATTATTTCAGAGTCGTTAAAGTCTCCGTTTGCTGATTTAGTGAATTGCGGCGAGAGATATGGCGGTGCGATATTTGCTGCTTTGTTCCTGAAAGAGTTTATCAGCGAAAATATTGCATGGGCACACATGGATATAGCCGGCGTTGATTTTATTGACAAGGAGCGCGGAATTTATTGCAGGGGTGCAAGCGCATTCGGAGTTAGAACTTGTTTAAATTATCTTTGCGGGAGTAATTAA
- a CDS encoding LicD family protein, whose translation MNIKLDIPENFYYGEERCGYYVSPEMKRVWAVELDLIAEFARVCEKYNIKWYADSGTLLGAARHKGFIPWDDDVDLAVMREDYNKLLDVADKEFKQPYALITAKTHERGRLLSFAKLCNEETTIIEGRTRLLMDSGIKNLNFSQGIFIDIFPLDNIPDDREAALKFINKSDKFSLKTEKILKLTDLYIPSPNLLKRPMKYIISRLLSKYDYGHKTLAKFIDIITSYKDFNSEYVAKLVCLWEADFLSRMVLERSEFDNPVYLSFETLNIPAPSGWEKILNKYYGDWHKYYIRERHGNFYDTEHSYKYYTEEGHPIDK comes from the coding sequence ATGAACATAAAATTAGATATTCCGGAAAATTTTTATTACGGCGAAGAAAGGTGCGGCTATTATGTCAGTCCGGAAATGAAAAGAGTCTGGGCGGTTGAGCTTGATTTAATTGCGGAATTTGCGCGGGTCTGCGAGAAGTATAATATTAAGTGGTACGCGGACTCAGGGACGTTATTAGGTGCAGCGCGTCATAAAGGTTTTATTCCGTGGGATGATGACGTTGACTTGGCTGTAATGCGCGAGGATTATAATAAATTGCTTGATGTTGCGGATAAAGAATTTAAGCAGCCTTATGCATTGATAACAGCAAAGACTCACGAAAGAGGAAGATTATTATCATTTGCCAAACTCTGTAATGAAGAAACTACAATAATCGAAGGCCGTACGCGTTTATTAATGGATTCGGGAATAAAAAATTTAAATTTTTCGCAGGGAATATTTATAGATATTTTTCCGCTGGATAACATACCTGATGACAGGGAAGCAGCATTAAAATTTATTAATAAGTCGGACAAATTTTCGCTGAAGACAGAAAAAATACTAAAGTTGACAGATTTATATATTCCATCGCCTAATTTGTTGAAGAGACCCATGAAATATATAATTTCCCGCCTCTTATCAAAATATGATTACGGCCATAAAACTCTAGCAAAATTTATTGATATAATTACGTCATACAAAGATTTTAACAGCGAATATGTTGCAAAACTGGTGTGTTTGTGGGAAGCTGATTTTCTTTCGCGCATGGTTTTGGAGCGTTCAGAATTTGATAACCCTGTTTATTTATCGTTTGAGACTCTAAATATTCCAGCCCCATCCGGTTGGGAAAAAATATTAAATAAATATTACGGCGACTGGCACAAATATTATATAAGGGAAAGACACGGCAATTTTTATGACACAGAACACTCATATAAATATTACACAGAAGAAGGCCACCCGATCGATAAATAA